In Desulfatibacillum aliphaticivorans DSM 15576, a genomic segment contains:
- a CDS encoding choice-of-anchor U domain-containing protein codes for MMEKFLSQFHGLFCVLILLAAGQAYAAGQQAVVQTTASTWDSAAHAVIDVNPTLGARDANVDLFPTDTSDWIIRSYGQYFYLIGRYYTDSLTKFAIGAPEDPIYQVSVLPDGLASGNPHDMIFLNAGKAYMPMYETDKCWIVNPQDGTKTGEIDLSAYDDGDGVPEMHTGVIVDGKLFLLLQQLDRDNSWAPYSASYVAVIDTATGQEIDTNGDPLTPNGIVLNGANPQVIQYLPENNTIYIAATGKYPGSSIDSPMLYAGGIFTLDPDAYTVTKLIDDGPDGPDGSHPYGAFSGLAVVSPEKGYFVGYKGWGDNVFQAFNPTTGAVGDVVTGLEGKSLAGNETGAAMDENGLVWLSSSGTDHTVFIIDPADDSVEDQVDTNLNPGSIAFCPPTIWEGSNQINAATGTGNLSASSDIGTIADITAYKTTDFPNAGDAPSLPFVDGLIGVTVEGVAAGSDVDVTITFPTPRQSDAVYYKLDAAGDFYAFPTDRITIVDNNTIILTLTDGGIGDTDGVANGTIVDPGGYAMTAPENPKSTGGDDDDDSGCFIRSLKF; via the coding sequence ATGATGGAAAAATTTTTGTCCCAATTTCATGGTTTGTTCTGCGTTTTAATACTATTAGCCGCTGGACAGGCCTATGCCGCCGGCCAACAGGCGGTGGTCCAGACCACGGCTTCCACCTGGGACAGCGCAGCCCACGCCGTCATTGACGTCAATCCGACACTGGGCGCCAGAGACGCGAACGTGGACTTGTTTCCCACCGACACCAGCGATTGGATCATACGCTCTTACGGACAGTACTTTTATCTTATCGGCAGATACTACACGGACAGCCTGACCAAGTTCGCTATCGGCGCCCCTGAGGATCCCATTTATCAAGTTTCTGTTCTGCCTGACGGGCTTGCCAGCGGCAACCCCCACGACATGATTTTCCTGAACGCGGGAAAAGCCTACATGCCCATGTATGAAACGGACAAATGCTGGATCGTCAATCCCCAGGACGGGACAAAAACAGGAGAAATCGACCTGTCCGCCTATGATGACGGCGACGGCGTTCCGGAAATGCACACCGGCGTGATTGTGGACGGCAAACTGTTTTTGCTCCTGCAACAATTGGATCGAGACAATAGCTGGGCTCCCTACAGCGCCTCCTACGTCGCCGTAATCGACACGGCCACGGGCCAGGAAATCGACACCAACGGAGACCCTTTGACGCCCAATGGCATTGTCCTGAACGGCGCCAATCCCCAGGTCATTCAATACCTGCCTGAAAACAACACCATCTACATCGCCGCTACTGGAAAGTACCCCGGCTCCAGCATCGACAGCCCCATGCTGTATGCAGGGGGAATTTTCACCCTGGATCCTGACGCCTACACCGTAACCAAGCTCATAGATGACGGCCCCGACGGCCCCGACGGCAGCCATCCTTACGGCGCCTTTTCCGGCCTGGCTGTTGTGAGCCCGGAAAAAGGCTATTTTGTGGGATACAAAGGCTGGGGGGACAATGTGTTTCAGGCCTTCAACCCCACCACCGGTGCGGTTGGCGATGTGGTGACGGGCCTGGAAGGGAAGTCCCTGGCCGGAAACGAAACCGGCGCAGCCATGGATGAAAACGGACTGGTTTGGCTCTCCTCGAGCGGAACGGACCACACTGTATTCATTATCGACCCCGCCGACGATTCTGTGGAGGACCAGGTGGACACGAACCTGAACCCCGGCAGCATTGCCTTCTGCCCGCCCACCATCTGGGAAGGCAGCAACCAAATCAACGCAGCCACCGGAACCGGAAACTTAAGCGCGTCCAGCGACATTGGAACCATTGCGGATATTACAGCGTATAAGACGACCGACTTTCCCAACGCAGGCGACGCCCCGTCCCTGCCCTTTGTGGACGGCTTAATCGGCGTGACCGTAGAAGGAGTTGCAGCCGGGTCAGACGTGGATGTAACCATCACCTTCCCCACGCCCAGGCAGTCCGACGCAGTCTATTACAAACTTGACGCTGCAGGCGACTTTTATGCATTCCCCACGGATAGAATCACCATCGTGGACAACAACACCATTATCCTGACTTTGACGGACGGAGGAATTGGAGATACGGACGGGGTCGCCAACGGGACCATTGTGGACCCGGGGGGATACGCCATGACCGCTCCGGAAAATCCCAAATCCACCGGAGGCGATGACGACGACGATTCCGGTTGTTTTATCCGGTCTCTCAAGTTCTAA
- a CDS encoding two-component system sensor histidine kinase NtrB: MDKPLDAAYIGRILNMDASRALKERVANCIQAFQSLESIGAMMIPYVAAWNESDGKVWYEFASPRFCDIMSCKPNELSKVFPESIIDRRLYSSTFNNQTISRLELLGARNRIREEGKLTGQTESVFKVAPPGKSTVWLKDQAVIECYPDDFICISIGGLTEVTKEMEAEEKRKLAEAALADSERKYRQTFENAPTLIVLSDSQGKILDCNPKILPYLGYSPQDVLGCNLLDFTQQGSAAALQEALDQTIKNGQTSGVELLFVKQDGRFLDANVNFSALTDELGHSEKVICGIEDVTHKRQMEEELVRTRKLDATGILAGGIAHDFNNLLTVIIGNMELTQLHGTLDGSSKQALLAAKDAAVRAFRLTNKFITFSQGGSPVRRRTAVTQLIENAIMESTQDTMSFALMGSRLEFQRNYSEDLWDAMVDEGQMRQVFMSILANAKEAMPRGGEIFVSAKNTTVTLQNDQEEVPLPQGQYIKIAISDQGVGIHPENLEKIFDPYFSTKDRGRQKGMGLGLSIAYSVVKKHDGFITVKPRNAGGVSVVIYLPACP; this comes from the coding sequence ATGGATAAGCCGCTGGATGCCGCATATATAGGCCGCATCCTGAACATGGACGCCTCTCGCGCCTTAAAAGAGCGCGTCGCCAACTGCATACAAGCCTTCCAGTCTCTGGAATCCATTGGCGCCATGATGATCCCTTATGTCGCTGCCTGGAATGAATCTGACGGCAAGGTATGGTATGAATTCGCATCTCCCCGCTTCTGCGATATAATGTCCTGCAAGCCCAATGAGCTATCCAAGGTTTTCCCGGAAAGCATCATTGATCGGAGGCTGTACAGCTCCACATTCAACAACCAAACCATCAGCCGCCTGGAGCTTTTAGGGGCTCGAAACAGGATTCGGGAGGAAGGAAAGCTGACCGGGCAGACCGAATCGGTCTTTAAGGTCGCGCCTCCGGGAAAAAGCACTGTTTGGTTAAAAGATCAGGCAGTAATAGAATGCTATCCGGATGATTTTATATGCATTTCCATTGGCGGTCTTACGGAAGTGACCAAAGAAATGGAAGCGGAGGAAAAACGCAAGCTGGCGGAGGCGGCCCTGGCGGACAGCGAACGGAAATACAGGCAAACCTTTGAAAACGCGCCTACGCTTATAGTTCTGTCGGACTCTCAAGGAAAAATCCTGGATTGCAACCCGAAAATTCTGCCTTATTTGGGCTATTCGCCGCAGGATGTCCTGGGTTGCAACCTCTTGGATTTCACCCAGCAGGGGAGCGCAGCCGCTCTCCAGGAAGCCCTGGACCAGACCATAAAAAACGGACAAACTTCCGGGGTGGAGCTCCTGTTTGTGAAGCAGGATGGCAGGTTCCTTGACGCAAACGTCAATTTTTCGGCTCTTACCGATGAGTTGGGGCATAGTGAAAAGGTGATTTGCGGAATTGAGGACGTCACTCACAAAAGGCAGATGGAAGAGGAACTTGTCAGGACCCGCAAACTGGACGCCACAGGAATTCTGGCCGGCGGGATAGCCCACGACTTTAACAACTTGCTTACGGTCATCATCGGAAACATGGAGCTGACCCAGTTGCACGGAACGCTTGATGGATCCTCCAAGCAGGCTCTGCTTGCGGCCAAGGACGCTGCGGTGCGGGCCTTCAGGCTGACCAACAAGTTCATCACATTTTCCCAGGGAGGCTCCCCCGTCAGAAGAAGGACCGCCGTCACCCAACTCATCGAAAACGCCATCATGGAGTCCACCCAGGATACCATGAGCTTCGCCCTTATGGGGTCCCGCCTGGAGTTCCAGCGCAACTACAGCGAAGACCTTTGGGACGCCATGGTGGATGAAGGGCAAATGCGGCAGGTTTTTATGAGCATCCTGGCCAACGCCAAGGAGGCCATGCCCAGGGGCGGCGAGATTTTCGTCAGCGCCAAGAACACCACGGTGACGCTCCAAAACGATCAGGAAGAGGTTCCACTCCCCCAGGGACAGTACATCAAGATTGCGATTTCGGACCAGGGCGTTGGAATTCACCCGGAAAACCTGGAGAAAATCTTCGATCCTTATTTCTCCACCAAGGACCGCGGACGGCAAAAAGGCATGGGCCTGGGCCTTTCCATCGCCTATTCCGTGGTCAAGAAGCACGACGGCTTCATTACCGTCAAACCCCGCAATGCAGGAGGCGTCAGCGTGGTCATCTACCTCCCCGCCTGCCCCTGA
- a CDS encoding plasmid pRiA4b ORF-3 family protein has product MPSANKVTELRRVYDLKITLMGADPHIWRRLQVTSDTTLNKLHQIVLSIMGWSGTHQHRFSIGGKIYGIPAPDNDAGMIGEQDVRLSHVAARPGKRFVYEYDPGDNWRLEVLVEDISALEHETRYPVCTAGARANPPENIGGIFRYFDLLEALRDERHPAHDVMAQWVGRDFDPGFFDLEAANARLARIA; this is encoded by the coding sequence ATGCCTTCTGCCAATAAAGTCACTGAACTGCGCCGCGTCTATGATTTAAAAATCACTCTCATGGGGGCGGATCCCCATATTTGGCGGCGTTTGCAGGTTACCAGCGACACCACTTTAAATAAATTGCATCAGATAGTTTTGTCCATCATGGGCTGGTCCGGAACCCACCAGCACCGTTTTTCCATTGGAGGCAAAATTTACGGCATTCCAGCCCCGGATAATGATGCCGGCATGATCGGAGAGCAGGACGTGCGTTTATCTCACGTCGCCGCCAGACCCGGTAAACGTTTTGTCTATGAATACGACCCGGGAGACAACTGGCGCCTGGAGGTGCTGGTGGAGGATATCAGCGCCCTGGAGCATGAAACCCGCTATCCTGTGTGCACGGCCGGCGCTCGGGCCAACCCTCCCGAAAACATTGGCGGGATCTTTAGGTATTTCGATCTGTTGGAAGCGCTTCGGGACGAAAGGCATCCCGCCCATGATGTTATGGCGCAATGGGTCGGCAGGGACTTTGACCCCGGTTTTTTCGACCTGGAGGCCGCCAACGCCCGTCTGGCGCGAATTGCCTGA
- a CDS encoding ATP-binding protein: MPFNLRITPKFWRQFEIDPAHGSFINYRRMWWQCVIVMTSVCLFPLIITTVINAYQYQEVLKSENIAPADRLVSNTARTISFFLEERRSALDFVVRERTLEELSNGRELARLLYRLKQVFGGFIDIGLINSRGIQVSYAGPLDLQGKNYSRQSWFHEVMIRGVHISDVFMGFRGYPHFVIAIKHDTEDGDYYIVRATIDTQVFNDLARPLNIGPASDTFMVNAEGVLQTPSRFYGSVLQKAEWTTNMESFHTTVRELEDPQSRAIIMGSRQIDNSPFMFVYVHQTQGLLTGWLALRGKLIGFFVISTLVVIVVILGVCTYLVSAVYEADRRREAVLHKVEYTNKLASLGRLAAGVAHEINNPLAIINEKAGLLEDLIHLTPDFPQKEKAHEIVQSILGSVDRCSTITHRLLGFARHIDVNFETIYLDNLVKNVLGFLEKESHYREIEVKLEVEENLPAIESDRGQLQQVFLNILNNAFAAVEDGGKIEIHINSVRDDQVAVRIEDNGCGMPPEHMKLIFEPFFSTKGRKGTGLGLSITYGIIKKLKGSIEVDSQEGIGTTFVVTLPVKRPA, translated from the coding sequence ATGCCTTTTAATCTGCGAATAACGCCCAAATTCTGGAGGCAGTTCGAGATAGACCCGGCGCACGGCAGTTTTATCAACTACCGGCGCATGTGGTGGCAATGCGTCATAGTCATGACCAGCGTCTGCCTGTTTCCCCTGATCATCACCACCGTCATAAATGCCTATCAATACCAAGAGGTTCTGAAAAGCGAGAACATTGCGCCCGCCGACCGGCTGGTGTCCAATACCGCCCGCACCATTTCTTTTTTTCTGGAGGAGCGGCGGAGCGCCCTGGACTTTGTTGTGCGGGAAAGGACCCTGGAGGAGCTTTCCAACGGCAGGGAGTTGGCACGGCTTTTGTATCGCTTGAAGCAGGTGTTTGGGGGCTTTATCGACATCGGCCTCATCAACTCGCGGGGCATCCAGGTATCTTACGCCGGCCCTTTGGATTTGCAGGGGAAGAATTACTCCCGCCAATCGTGGTTTCATGAGGTCATGATTCGCGGCGTGCATATTTCGGACGTCTTTATGGGTTTCCGGGGCTACCCTCATTTCGTCATCGCCATCAAGCACGATACGGAGGACGGGGATTATTACATAGTCCGGGCGACCATTGACACCCAGGTGTTTAACGACCTGGCCAGACCATTGAACATCGGTCCGGCTTCGGACACCTTCATGGTCAATGCGGAAGGCGTGCTGCAAACGCCTTCCCGTTTCTATGGGTCCGTGCTTCAAAAGGCGGAGTGGACGACCAATATGGAGTCGTTCCACACCACGGTGAGGGAGTTGGAAGATCCCCAGAGCCGGGCCATCATCATGGGCAGCCGCCAGATAGACAATTCGCCGTTCATGTTCGTTTATGTGCACCAGACCCAGGGGCTTTTGACCGGGTGGCTGGCCTTGCGGGGCAAGTTGATCGGTTTTTTCGTCATCAGCACTCTGGTGGTGATTGTAGTGATTTTAGGGGTTTGCACCTATCTGGTCTCCGCGGTGTATGAGGCGGACAGGCGGCGCGAGGCCGTCCTGCACAAGGTGGAGTACACCAACAAACTGGCTTCTTTGGGACGGCTGGCCGCGGGGGTGGCCCATGAAATCAACAATCCCCTGGCCATCATCAACGAAAAAGCCGGGCTTTTGGAGGATTTAATCCACCTGACGCCGGATTTTCCCCAAAAGGAAAAGGCTCACGAAATCGTGCAATCCATCCTGGGATCCGTGGACCGATGCAGCACCATCACCCACCGGCTTTTGGGCTTTGCAAGGCATATAGACGTCAATTTTGAAACCATTTACCTGGACAACCTGGTCAAGAACGTCTTGGGCTTTTTGGAAAAAGAGTCCCACTATCGGGAGATAGAGGTCAAGCTGGAGGTGGAGGAGAACCTGCCAGCCATCGAAAGCGACCGCGGCCAGCTTCAACAGGTCTTTTTGAATATTTTGAACAATGCCTTTGCAGCCGTAGAGGATGGAGGGAAAATTGAAATCCATATCAACTCCGTCAGGGACGACCAAGTGGCGGTTCGGATTGAAGACAATGGTTGCGGCATGCCTCCAGAGCACATGAAATTAATTTTCGAGCCTTTTTTTTCCACCAAAGGAAGAAAGGGAACCGGACTGGGTTTGTCCATAACCTATGGCATCATCAAAAAACTGAAAGGTTCCATAGAGGTAGACAGTCAGGAAGGAATAGGAACCACCTTTGTTGTAACCCTGCCTGTGAAAAGGCCTGCCTGA
- a CDS encoding TonB-dependent receptor, whose translation MKLFGNITIQRRTGRFFDLTFFIVFTMFMSISPLVWAQNEEAPGEEETAQKQAMEADYVLNDMVVTAQRLPDDFRTGDVDQENAPSFFTVIPREQFIGKMENLAQVLKKEAGIQVKQSGGLGSFSTVSLRGSSSDQVMIYLDGILLNDASGGGVDLSNISLADVSSINVYRGVSPASFGKAGIGGVINIKTLRAQKGTKYNVGLGYGSFDTKKAFGFINHKPGKADFLLSADYLGSANDFEFKNDMGTSWNKVDDQIQKRNNAEFYQYNVLAKAGWDANRNLRFDLVNQYFFKDQNLPNWINMETASTNLTTSRNITTMRLGLNNVTPLALNTAASISYSDKEEKYDDQEGSVGLGKQLNKYNTQRWTGDLYTEWISDYNILAAKMEYQHEDYSPEDLLQEDDPRDSNRDYIVATLQDTLMLLSQRVILTPAVRYAWLDDELESGTTVWGSQLEKSERKDEYWMPQCGLKVKPWEWISLKANAAQYVREPSFFELFGDRGFFIGNEELEAEKGTNFDVGFEVNYLTGWTLINRVYISSAYFKNDVDDLITRIYDSRGVGKSVNISESEITGVESQAAADFLNLFTVSGNATWQDAVNASEISTFNNKKLPGRYEWATSGKVEFHYKGFKIYSEYFYEAGNFYDAANLLEAPEKKELNAGAAYLFKGFSIELQGKNLRDKRYEDYNGYPLPGRAYYLTIKFEG comes from the coding sequence ATGAAGTTATTTGGAAATATCACCATTCAAAGAAGAACCGGAAGGTTTTTTGACCTCACTTTTTTCATAGTTTTCACTATGTTCATGAGCATTTCCCCTTTGGTTTGGGCCCAGAACGAAGAGGCGCCGGGAGAGGAAGAGACCGCGCAAAAACAGGCAATGGAAGCCGACTACGTGCTGAACGACATGGTGGTTACCGCGCAAAGGCTGCCGGATGACTTCCGGACCGGAGACGTTGACCAGGAGAACGCCCCGTCTTTTTTCACCGTGATCCCCAGGGAACAGTTTATAGGGAAGATGGAAAACCTGGCTCAGGTCCTGAAAAAGGAGGCCGGAATCCAGGTCAAGCAGTCGGGCGGGCTAGGCAGTTTTTCCACGGTGTCTCTCAGGGGGTCTTCCAGCGACCAGGTGATGATCTACCTGGACGGCATTCTGCTGAACGACGCCTCGGGCGGAGGCGTGGACCTTTCCAATATCAGCCTTGCCGACGTTTCCTCCATCAATGTGTATCGGGGGGTGAGCCCCGCCAGCTTCGGCAAGGCCGGGATCGGCGGCGTAATCAACATCAAGACGCTCCGCGCCCAAAAAGGGACCAAATACAACGTAGGGCTGGGCTACGGCTCCTTTGACACCAAAAAGGCCTTTGGATTCATCAATCACAAGCCGGGAAAAGCCGACTTTTTGCTCTCCGCCGATTATCTGGGCAGCGCCAACGATTTTGAGTTCAAAAATGACATGGGAACAAGCTGGAACAAAGTGGATGACCAGATTCAAAAACGGAACAACGCCGAGTTCTACCAATACAACGTTCTGGCCAAGGCCGGCTGGGACGCCAATCGCAACCTCCGGTTCGACCTGGTGAACCAGTACTTCTTCAAGGACCAGAACCTGCCTAACTGGATTAACATGGAGACGGCGTCCACCAATCTCACCACCTCCCGGAACATCACCACCATGCGATTGGGGCTGAATAACGTCACGCCTCTGGCGCTCAATACGGCCGCCAGCATCAGTTACAGCGACAAGGAGGAAAAATACGACGACCAGGAAGGCTCCGTGGGGCTCGGCAAGCAGTTGAACAAATACAACACCCAGCGATGGACCGGCGATCTGTATACGGAATGGATCTCCGACTACAACATTCTGGCCGCCAAAATGGAATATCAGCACGAAGACTACAGCCCCGAGGATTTGTTGCAGGAGGATGACCCTCGTGACAGCAACCGGGACTATATAGTGGCCACCCTCCAGGACACCCTGATGCTGCTCTCGCAACGGGTTATTCTCACCCCGGCCGTGCGCTACGCCTGGTTGGATGACGAACTGGAATCGGGAACGACCGTGTGGGGCTCCCAGTTGGAAAAAAGCGAACGCAAGGACGAATACTGGATGCCCCAATGCGGCCTTAAGGTCAAACCCTGGGAATGGATCAGCCTGAAAGCCAACGCGGCCCAATATGTTCGCGAGCCTTCGTTTTTCGAATTGTTCGGCGACAGGGGCTTTTTCATCGGAAACGAGGAGTTGGAGGCGGAAAAGGGAACCAATTTTGATGTGGGATTTGAAGTGAATTACCTGACGGGCTGGACGCTCATCAATCGGGTGTATATTTCCAGCGCCTACTTCAAAAACGACGTGGATGACCTCATCACCCGCATATACGACTCCCGGGGAGTAGGCAAATCCGTCAACATTTCCGAATCCGAAATCACTGGAGTGGAAAGCCAGGCCGCCGCCGATTTCCTGAACCTGTTCACGGTTTCAGGAAACGCCACGTGGCAGGACGCGGTCAACGCCAGCGAGATTTCCACCTTCAACAACAAAAAGCTGCCCGGGCGTTACGAATGGGCGACTTCGGGCAAAGTGGAATTCCATTACAAGGGTTTTAAAATCTACAGCGAATACTTTTACGAGGCGGGTAATTTTTACGACGCCGCCAACTTATTGGAAGCGCCGGAAAAAAAGGAACTGAATGCTGGCGCGGCATACCTGTTCAAGGGATTTTCCATTGAACTGCAAGGTAAAAACCTCAGGGACAAGCGTTACGAGGATTATAACGGCTATCCCCTGCCCGGCAGGGCCTACTACCTGACCATAAAGTTTGAGGGATAA
- a CDS encoding response regulator encodes MSQGKVLLVDDNEDFLDILSERITSKGLEVETAESGTAALANPSLGSYDAVILDLVMPGMDGIETLKKMLAANPELQVILMTGHASLEKGIEAVKLGAMDFLEKPAEIQSLMEKIKEAQAKKMLLVEKKNEDKIREIVFTKGW; translated from the coding sequence ATGAGCCAAGGTAAAGTGCTGTTAGTGGATGATAACGAGGATTTTTTGGACATCCTCTCCGAGAGAATCACTTCCAAAGGGCTTGAAGTGGAAACCGCGGAAAGCGGGACCGCAGCCCTTGCCAACCCCAGCCTGGGATCCTACGACGCCGTTATCCTGGACTTGGTCATGCCCGGAATGGACGGAATTGAAACCCTGAAAAAAATGCTGGCCGCCAATCCCGAGCTTCAGGTCATCCTGATGACCGGCCACGCCTCCCTGGAAAAGGGCATTGAAGCGGTAAAGCTGGGCGCCATGGATTTTTTGGAAAAGCCCGCCGAAATCCAATCCCTTATGGAAAAAATCAAGGAAGCCCAGGCAAAAAAAATGCTTTTGGTGGAAAAAAAGAACGAAGACAAAATCCGCGAAATCGTTTTCACCAAAGGCTGGTAA
- a CDS encoding response regulator transcription factor: MRILLVDDEVELVSAMAERLNMRGVNADYVTCGKSAVEKARECHYDVMVVDLRMPGMDGIEVMKLVKEISPDTGFVFLTGYGSEEQKSASEAAGANCYLMKPVKISLLMEKIDAAAQAACTLSE, translated from the coding sequence ATGCGTATATTACTGGTGGATGACGAAGTGGAACTGGTTTCAGCCATGGCTGAACGTCTGAACATGCGCGGGGTCAATGCAGATTATGTCACCTGCGGCAAATCCGCCGTTGAAAAGGCCCGGGAATGTCATTACGACGTGATGGTCGTCGACCTGAGAATGCCCGGCATGGACGGCATAGAAGTCATGAAGCTCGTCAAGGAAATTAGCCCGGACACGGGTTTCGTCTTCCTGACCGGCTACGGCTCCGAGGAGCAAAAGTCAGCCAGCGAAGCGGCCGGCGCCAATTGTTACCTGATGAAGCCGGTCAAAATCAGTTTGTTAATGGAAAAAATCGATGCGGCGGCTCAAGCCGCATGTACATTGTCTGAATAA
- a CDS encoding histidine kinase A domain-containing protein codes for MPDNSDRESAVLFGKVTANISHEIKNSLAIIKEIAGLQGDLLLAAEQGRTLDPARMKSLADRIVKQVEKADLVVKRMNRFAHTVDLCKKTVDIGEEIRFIIVLIDRLFQMRGVLLHAHVPSDPVQVETDPFRLVSAVITCMQIFLDCLGKGRELNIHVQPHEGGAMLGFDAGEDDPELPPTCQATIQCALQGMGAEVLVPGNTYSMELIIPALMAA; via the coding sequence ATGCCTGATAACTCGGATAGGGAGAGCGCAGTCCTGTTCGGCAAAGTAACAGCCAACATCTCCCATGAAATCAAGAATTCCCTGGCGATTATAAAAGAAATCGCCGGCCTGCAAGGCGACCTCCTGTTGGCTGCAGAGCAAGGCCGCACCCTGGATCCGGCCCGCATGAAAAGCCTGGCGGACCGAATTGTAAAACAGGTTGAAAAGGCCGACCTCGTTGTCAAACGCATGAACCGGTTCGCCCATACAGTGGATCTGTGCAAAAAAACAGTGGACATCGGAGAAGAGATCCGTTTTATAATCGTATTGATAGACAGGTTGTTTCAGATGCGGGGGGTCCTTCTTCACGCCCATGTTCCGTCTGATCCCGTTCAAGTGGAAACCGACCCTTTCAGGCTGGTCTCTGCGGTGATCACCTGCATGCAAATTTTTTTGGACTGCTTGGGCAAGGGAAGAGAGTTGAACATCCATGTCCAACCTCATGAAGGAGGCGCCATGTTGGGATTTGATGCTGGCGAGGATGATCCGGAACTTCCTCCCACTTGCCAGGCGACTATTCAATGCGCCCTGCAAGGCATGGGAGCGGAAGTCCTCGTCCCCGGGAATACCTACTCCATGGAGTTGATTATTCCCGCCCTGATGGCGGCATAG